A stretch of Neisseria subflava DNA encodes these proteins:
- the rpsI gene encoding 30S ribosomal protein S9, protein MNGKYYYGTGRRKSSVARVFLTKGTGQIIVNGRPVDEFFARETSRMVVRQPLVLTENAESFDIKVNVTGGGETGQSGAIRHGITRALIDFDAALKPALSQAGFVTRDAREVERKKPGLRKARRAKQFSKR, encoded by the coding sequence ATGAACGGTAAATACTACTACGGCACAGGCCGCCGCAAAAGTTCAGTGGCTCGTGTATTCTTGACTAAAGGTACCGGCCAAATCATCGTAAACGGCCGTCCCGTTGACGAATTCTTCGCACGTGAAACCAGCCGCATGGTTGTACGTCAACCTCTGGTTCTGACTGAAAATGCCGAATCTTTCGACATCAAAGTTAACGTAACCGGTGGTGGTGAAACCGGTCAATCCGGCGCTATCCGTCACGGCATCACCCGCGCCCTGATCGACTTCGACGCAGCTCTGAAACCAGCTCTGTCTCAAGCAGGCTTCGTTACTCGCGATGCTCGTGAAGTTGAACGTAAAAAACCTGGTTTGCGCAAAGCACGTCGCGCAAAACAATTCTCCAAACGTTAA
- a CDS encoding NAD(P)H-dependent glycerol-3-phosphate dehydrogenase, which produces MKITVIGAGSWGTALALHFAHHNNEVALWTRNPDQIRTLQADRENKRGLPGFPFPESLTVHADLGEALKDSQLALIVTSVAGLRSSAELLKQHNAADIPVLAACKGFEQDTGLLTFQVLKEVLPNNKKIGVLSGPSFAQELAAQLPCAVVLASENKDWVEETTAQLNTNVMRLYGSTDVIGVAVGGAVKNVMAIATGLSDGLEYGLNARAALVTRGLAEITRLAIAMGAQPKTMMGLAGIGDLILTCTGALSRNRRVGLGLAEGKELHQVLVEIGHVSEGVSTIEEVFNTAAKYQIDMPITQTLLQLIRKEMTPQQVVERLMERSARFE; this is translated from the coding sequence ATGAAAATTACCGTCATCGGCGCAGGTTCGTGGGGTACAGCTCTCGCGTTGCACTTTGCGCACCACAACAATGAAGTTGCACTTTGGACACGCAATCCCGACCAAATCCGCACCCTGCAAGCAGATCGCGAAAACAAACGCGGCCTGCCCGGCTTCCCTTTCCCTGAGTCCCTGACTGTTCACGCCGATTTGGGAGAAGCGCTGAAAGACAGCCAACTTGCCCTGATCGTCACCTCCGTAGCCGGACTCAGAAGCAGCGCCGAGCTGCTCAAACAGCATAACGCCGCCGATATTCCCGTTCTCGCCGCCTGCAAAGGTTTTGAACAAGATACCGGCCTTCTGACTTTCCAAGTACTGAAAGAAGTCCTGCCTAACAATAAAAAAATCGGCGTTCTCTCAGGTCCGAGCTTTGCCCAAGAACTTGCAGCCCAACTGCCTTGCGCCGTCGTGCTTGCTTCCGAAAACAAAGACTGGGTGGAGGAAACCACTGCCCAACTGAACACCAACGTGATGCGTCTGTACGGCAGCACCGACGTCATCGGCGTCGCTGTGGGCGGTGCCGTTAAAAACGTCATGGCAATTGCCACCGGCCTTTCAGACGGCCTCGAGTACGGCCTCAATGCACGCGCAGCCTTAGTAACACGCGGCCTTGCCGAAATCACCCGCCTTGCCATCGCCATGGGCGCGCAACCCAAAACCATGATGGGCTTGGCAGGCATCGGCGACCTTATCCTGACCTGTACCGGCGCACTCTCGCGCAACCGCCGTGTCGGCCTCGGTCTCGCAGAAGGCAAAGAGTTGCATCAAGTGCTTGTCGAAATCGGCCACGTTTCCGAAGGCGTCAGCACCATTGAAGAAGTCTTCAATACCGCCGCCAAATACCAAATCGATATGCCCATCACTCAAACCCTGCTGCAACTCATCCGCAAAGAAATGACCCCGCAGCAAGTCGTTGAACGACTGATGGAACGAAGCGCGCGCTTCGAATAA
- a CDS encoding protein disulfide oxidoreductase → MMKTLLHYAKSLLQAVIIFIFLSLIVDWVRKPDQPSQSAAQTLTLTNDQTTSLQSFSQNRVAVVYFWGSWCRICSYTSSTIEKLHQDNIPTLGVALRSGSDADIAYHMQQNNLSFPNFNDSDGLMAQKWNIAVTPTIIILKDGKMIHHTSGLSSYIGLKIRIYLANIFS, encoded by the coding sequence ATGATGAAAACCCTGCTCCACTACGCCAAATCATTGCTTCAGGCTGTGATTATCTTCATCTTCTTATCCCTGATTGTCGACTGGGTGCGCAAGCCTGACCAACCCTCACAATCAGCAGCACAAACCCTGACCTTAACCAATGATCAAACCACCTCCCTCCAATCCTTCAGCCAAAATCGGGTTGCCGTCGTTTATTTTTGGGGTAGTTGGTGTCGTATTTGTTCATACACATCATCAACCATAGAAAAGCTGCACCAAGACAATATCCCAACACTGGGCGTAGCCTTGCGCTCCGGAAGCGATGCAGACATTGCCTACCATATGCAACAAAACAATCTATCCTTTCCAAACTTCAATGATTCAGACGGCCTGATGGCTCAAAAATGGAACATAGCCGTCACACCGACCATTATCATATTAAAAGATGGCAAAATGATTCATCACACATCCGGACTTTCCAGTTATATCGGTTTAAAAATCAGGATTTACTTGGCAAACATCTTCAGCTAA
- the hpaR gene encoding homoprotocatechuate degradation operon regulator HpaR: protein MPNQSKHASINIGLIQAREALMTQFRPILNQANITDQQWRIIRLLAENGTLDFQDLANQACILRPSLTGILTRLEKAGLAVRLKPSNDQRRVYLKLTPEGEKLYESTGALVDERYDAIEKVLSKEKMAQLKELLAELAKIEQALK from the coding sequence ATGCCCAACCAATCTAAACATGCATCTATCAATATCGGTCTGATTCAGGCGCGGGAAGCATTGATGACCCAATTCCGCCCTATTCTGAACCAAGCCAATATTACCGACCAGCAATGGCGTATCATCCGGCTCTTAGCGGAAAACGGCACACTCGACTTTCAAGATTTGGCCAATCAGGCCTGCATCCTCCGTCCCAGCCTGACCGGCATTCTGACCCGCTTAGAAAAAGCAGGTTTGGCCGTGCGCCTGAAGCCTTCCAACGACCAACGCCGTGTTTACCTGAAACTGACGCCCGAAGGCGAGAAACTCTATGAATCCACCGGTGCATTGGTTGACGAACGCTACGATGCGATTGAAAAAGTTCTATCCAAAGAAAAAATGGCACAACTTAAAGAACTCTTGGCAGAGCTGGCAAAAATCGAACAGGCATTAAAATAA
- a CDS encoding cell division protein ZapA — protein MSIEQVNLDIMNVNFTINTPSEEKATLLQAVEMLNKKSDAIKESGRIVGTDKIVVMAALNVVHDLLKTTLNDDLAIGEFERRITDMNNACQKALARLEQN, from the coding sequence GTGAGTATCGAACAAGTCAATCTCGACATCATGAATGTCAACTTCACCATCAACACGCCGAGTGAAGAAAAAGCCACCCTCCTGCAAGCCGTTGAAATGCTCAACAAAAAAAGCGATGCAATTAAAGAAAGCGGCCGCATCGTCGGCACGGACAAAATCGTCGTCATGGCAGCCCTCAACGTCGTACACGACCTCTTGAAAACCACCCTCAACGACGATTTGGCAATCGGTGAATTTGAGCGTAGAATAACCGACATGAACAACGCGTGCCAAAAAGCACTGGCGCGCTTGGAACAAAACTGA
- the ccsB gene encoding c-type cytochrome biogenesis protein CcsB, with product MNNKHQALPEHELLTHKSFIRNLNLFDWAFALLIAVGAFIAQTQAGLHMDIYEMVILWVSAGIAVFLGWFFKPMRWFIPLGVCLAYLAVDLYGGDIKRADGFLLKYLLSSQSAIMWQCAFVFFALFAYIVGAIAAVRKNVPSNTLLGMGTVFAWVSAMAGFVGLLVRWHESYLLRPDAGHIPVSNLYEVFILFLVITALMYLYYEGRFAVQKLGGFVFSFMAIVVGFVLWYSVSREAHTIQPLIPALQSWWMKIHVPANFIGYGAFCIAAMLGIAELLALRKEDAGKKSWLPHSQVIEEVMYKAIAVGFLFFTIATILGALWAAEAWGRYWSWDPKETWAFIVWLNYAVWLHLRLVAGWRGRVLAWWAVIGLIITAFAFIGVNMFLSGLHSYGTL from the coding sequence ATGAATAACAAACATCAGGCCTTGCCCGAGCATGAGCTTCTGACACACAAATCATTTATCCGAAACCTCAACCTTTTCGACTGGGCATTTGCGCTGCTGATTGCAGTCGGTGCGTTTATTGCCCAAACCCAGGCCGGTCTGCACATGGACATCTACGAAATGGTGATTTTGTGGGTGAGTGCTGGGATTGCCGTTTTTCTGGGTTGGTTTTTCAAACCGATGCGCTGGTTTATCCCTTTGGGCGTGTGCTTGGCGTATTTGGCCGTTGATTTGTATGGGGGCGACATCAAACGCGCAGACGGCTTCCTGCTCAAATACCTGTTAAGCAGCCAGTCGGCGATTATGTGGCAATGCGCGTTTGTGTTCTTCGCCTTGTTCGCCTATATCGTCGGCGCGATAGCGGCGGTGCGCAAAAATGTACCGTCCAATACGCTTTTGGGCATGGGTACCGTGTTTGCATGGGTTTCCGCGATGGCGGGCTTTGTCGGTTTGCTGGTGCGCTGGCATGAAAGCTATCTGCTGCGTCCCGATGCCGGCCATATTCCGGTTTCCAACCTTTACGAAGTATTTATCTTGTTCTTGGTCATTACGGCGCTGATGTATCTCTATTACGAAGGCCGTTTTGCCGTACAAAAACTGGGCGGCTTCGTCTTCAGCTTTATGGCGATTGTGGTCGGATTTGTCTTGTGGTACAGCGTTTCACGCGAGGCGCATACCATTCAGCCGCTGATTCCGGCTTTGCAGTCTTGGTGGATGAAAATCCACGTTCCGGCCAACTTTATCGGCTACGGCGCATTCTGTATCGCCGCCATGCTGGGTATTGCCGAATTGCTGGCACTCCGAAAAGAAGATGCGGGCAAAAAATCATGGCTGCCGCACTCGCAAGTCATTGAAGAAGTCATGTACAAAGCGATTGCCGTCGGTTTCCTGTTCTTCACGATTGCCACCATTCTCGGCGCATTGTGGGCGGCCGAAGCGTGGGGCCGCTATTGGAGCTGGGACCCGAAAGAAACTTGGGCATTCATCGTTTGGCTGAATTACGCGGTCTGGTTGCATTTGCGGCTGGTGGCAGGCTGGCGCGGCAGGGTGTTGGCTTGGTGGGCAGTCATCGGCTTAATCATTACCGCCTTTGCCTTTATCGGCGTGAATATGTTCTTAAGCGGCCTGCATTCTTACGGCACTTTGTAA
- the rarD gene encoding EamA family transporter RarD, protein MTNLSKGLLAAITSNALFAMLFLYGIWMQPMSGTEIFAWRMVAMLSALCVLMTMVNGWQAAARFANNIGRDWKRWLLIVLPTPIFASQLWLFVWGPVNGEGVNVAMGYFLFPLSMMLGGRIWFKERLNRLQTVAVVLACAGVACELVRSGAFSWTTVWVFGTYPFYYLLRRKLGVPSLIGLTFDLMMITPFALAYILLATDTPAMIAAKPVLIFFIVLLGFNSAISMHLNLKANQLLPVAVFGMLSYLEPVLLFIVSIVWLGEPVQKGALIGYGLIWSGLCVMIANGLLGMKKEKKLAKA, encoded by the coding sequence ATGACGAATTTATCCAAAGGTTTGCTGGCGGCCATAACGTCCAATGCATTGTTTGCCATGCTGTTTCTGTACGGCATATGGATGCAGCCGATGAGCGGTACGGAAATTTTTGCGTGGCGTATGGTGGCGATGCTGTCGGCTTTATGCGTGCTGATGACGATGGTCAACGGTTGGCAGGCGGCGGCGCGGTTTGCGAACAATATCGGCCGCGATTGGAAGAGGTGGCTGTTGATTGTATTGCCGACGCCGATATTTGCCAGCCAGTTGTGGCTGTTTGTCTGGGGACCCGTCAACGGCGAAGGTGTAAACGTGGCGATGGGCTATTTTCTGTTCCCATTGTCTATGATGTTGGGCGGACGGATTTGGTTTAAAGAGCGTTTAAACCGATTGCAGACGGTTGCCGTTGTGTTGGCCTGTGCAGGCGTGGCATGTGAATTGGTACGGTCGGGTGCGTTTTCGTGGACGACTGTATGGGTGTTCGGTACTTATCCGTTTTATTATCTACTGCGCCGAAAACTGGGCGTGCCTTCTTTAATCGGTCTGACCTTTGATTTAATGATGATTACGCCGTTTGCGTTGGCGTATATTTTGCTGGCAACGGATACTCCGGCGATGATTGCGGCCAAACCGGTTTTAATTTTCTTTATTGTGTTGCTGGGCTTCAATAGCGCAATATCTATGCATTTGAATTTGAAGGCGAATCAGTTACTTCCGGTTGCGGTGTTCGGTATGTTGAGCTATTTGGAACCTGTATTGCTCTTTATCGTGTCGATTGTGTGGCTGGGCGAACCGGTACAAAAAGGCGCATTGATCGGCTATGGCCTGATTTGGTCGGGATTGTGCGTGATGATAGCCAATGGCTTGTTGGGAATGAAGAAAGAAAAAAAATTGGCTAAAGCTTGA
- the tsaD gene encoding tRNA (adenosine(37)-N6)-threonylcarbamoyltransferase complex transferase subunit TsaD has translation MLVLGIESSCDETGVALYDTERGLLAHHLHTQMAMHAEYGGVVPELASRDHIRRVVPLTQGCLKEAGVGYADIDAVAFTQGPGLGGALLAGSGFANALAFAIGKPVIPVHHLEGHLLSPLLADDKPEFPFVALLVSGGHTQFMAVRGIGDYTLLGESVDDAAGEAFDKTAKLLGLPYPGGAKLSELAKLGTPYAVTFPRPMLHSHDLQMSFSGLKTAVLTAVEKVRAETGSDEIPEQTRNDICRAFQDAVVDVLAAKAKKALLDTGFRTLVVAGGVGANWKLRDEFSRLTVKVPSEKGKPKPQEEKINVYFPPMAYCTDNGAMIAFAGAMRLAERQAVGAFNVKPRWPLSDIVKQG, from the coding sequence ATGTTGGTATTAGGAATTGAATCATCTTGCGACGAAACCGGCGTTGCGCTCTACGATACCGAGCGCGGCCTGTTGGCGCATCATTTGCATACACAAATGGCGATGCACGCCGAATACGGCGGCGTTGTCCCAGAATTGGCCAGCCGCGACCATATCCGTCGTGTCGTGCCGTTGACGCAAGGTTGCTTGAAAGAAGCAGGCGTAGGCTATGCCGATATTGACGCGGTTGCTTTTACGCAAGGTCCGGGCTTGGGCGGCGCATTGCTGGCCGGTTCAGGCTTCGCCAACGCTTTGGCATTTGCCATCGGCAAGCCCGTTATCCCCGTCCACCATCTTGAAGGCCATTTGCTCTCGCCTTTGTTGGCAGACGACAAGCCCGAATTTCCGTTTGTCGCTTTGCTAGTGTCAGGTGGACATACGCAATTTATGGCTGTACGCGGTATCGGCGATTACACCTTGCTGGGTGAAAGCGTCGATGATGCGGCAGGCGAGGCGTTCGACAAAACTGCCAAGCTTTTAGGTTTGCCTTATCCCGGCGGTGCCAAATTGTCCGAGTTGGCCAAACTCGGCACGCCTTATGCTGTCACATTTCCACGCCCCATGCTCCATTCGCACGATTTACAGATGAGCTTTTCCGGTTTGAAAACCGCCGTTTTGACCGCTGTCGAAAAAGTCCGTGCCGAAACCGGCAGCGATGAAATTCCGGAACAAACACGCAACGACATTTGCCGCGCTTTCCAAGATGCGGTAGTTGACGTATTGGCGGCCAAAGCCAAAAAAGCGTTGTTGGATACCGGCTTCAGAACTTTGGTGGTTGCCGGCGGTGTGGGTGCAAACTGGAAACTGCGTGATGAATTTTCGCGCTTAACCGTCAAAGTGCCGTCTGAAAAAGGCAAACCCAAACCGCAGGAAGAAAAAATCAATGTTTATTTCCCACCGATGGCATATTGTACCGACAACGGCGCAATGATTGCCTTTGCCGGCGCGATGCGTCTTGCCGAGCGTCAGGCTGTCGGCGCATTCAATGTCAAGCCGCGCTGGCCGCTGTCGGATATTGTGAAACAGGGCTGA
- a CDS encoding cytochrome c biogenesis protein ResB, whose protein sequence is MRFAVALLSLLGVASIIGTVLQQNQPQVDYLVKFGPFWSQIFGFLGLYDVYASAWFVVIMMFLVVSTGLCLIRNVPPFLREIRSFRENAKEKSLAAMRHSIVLDGQVTPEVAQRYLEVQGYGCKTVTREDGSVLVAAKKGAMNKWGYIFAHAALIVICLGGLIDSNILLKIGMLTGQVVPDNTAVYAKDFKPESVLGESNLSFRGNVNIAEGQSADVVFLNADNGMLVQDLPFSVKLKKFHIDFYDTGMPRDFASDLEVTDKATGKVSEHTIRVNHPLTLHGITVYQASFADGGSDLTFKAWNLVDADRTPVKLKATSMREFPLDLGKASYKLEFDQFTSMNVEDMSEPSEKEQNLKSAINDVRSVRQEGKKYTNIGPSIVYRIRDKAGQAVEYKNYMLPVKQDEDYFFITGTRSGLAQQYRWLRIPMDKNGQIDTFMALRQYLKDDAARRKTVANAVKGAPAEIREQFMAAAENTLSIFAKGGYLALDEFVTTNIPKEQQEKMQGYFYEMLYGVMNAALEDTISTYNLPAWPQDEKRNRFLLHAMDAYTGLTEYPAPILLQLESFTEVRSSGLQMTRSPGAFLVYLGSVLLVLGTVFMFYIREKRAWLLFSDGRIRFAMSSSRNERDLQKEFPQHTRQLQQLAKDLNHE, encoded by the coding sequence ATGCGTTTTGCCGTCGCCCTGCTCAGCCTGTTGGGCGTGGCTTCGATTATCGGTACGGTCTTGCAACAAAATCAGCCACAAGTCGATTATTTGGTGAAATTCGGCCCGTTTTGGTCGCAGATTTTCGGCTTTTTGGGCCTGTACGACGTGTATGCCTCGGCGTGGTTTGTTGTCATCATGATGTTTTTGGTGGTTTCCACCGGATTGTGCCTGATTCGCAATGTTCCGCCGTTTTTGCGCGAGATTCGTTCCTTCCGTGAAAACGCGAAGGAAAAATCACTGGCGGCAATGCGCCATTCCATCGTTTTAGACGGACAGGTGACGCCCGAAGTCGCGCAACGGTATTTGGAAGTACAAGGCTACGGCTGCAAAACCGTTACGCGTGAAGACGGTTCGGTTTTGGTGGCGGCAAAAAAAGGCGCGATGAACAAATGGGGCTATATCTTTGCCCATGCCGCGCTGATTGTGATTTGTTTGGGCGGTTTGATAGACAGCAATATCCTGCTGAAAATCGGTATGCTCACTGGTCAAGTCGTGCCGGACAATACTGCGGTTTATGCCAAAGACTTTAAGCCAGAAAGCGTGTTGGGTGAATCCAACCTGTCGTTTAGGGGCAATGTCAATATTGCGGAAGGGCAGAGCGCGGACGTGGTGTTTCTGAATGCGGATAACGGCATGCTGGTGCAAGACCTGCCGTTTTCGGTCAAATTAAAGAAATTCCATATCGACTTTTACGATACCGGTATGCCGCGTGATTTTGCCAGTGACTTGGAAGTAACGGACAAGGCAACCGGCAAAGTCAGCGAACACACCATCCGCGTCAACCATCCTTTGACGTTGCACGGTATTACGGTTTATCAGGCAAGTTTTGCCGACGGCGGCTCTGACTTGACGTTTAAAGCGTGGAATCTGGTTGATGCCGACCGTACTCCGGTCAAACTCAAAGCGACTTCCATGCGCGAGTTTCCGCTGGATTTGGGCAAGGCTTCTTATAAGCTGGAATTCGACCAGTTTACTTCGATGAACGTCGAAGACATGAGCGAGCCGTCTGAAAAAGAGCAAAATTTGAAATCCGCCATCAATGATGTTCGCTCCGTCCGTCAAGAAGGCAAAAAATACACCAATATCGGCCCGTCTATCGTTTACCGTATCCGCGACAAAGCAGGGCAGGCGGTCGAATATAAAAACTATATGTTGCCGGTAAAACAAGATGAAGACTATTTTTTCATTACCGGCACACGCAGCGGCTTGGCGCAGCAATACCGCTGGTTGCGCATTCCGATGGATAAAAACGGCCAAATCGACACCTTTATGGCTTTGCGCCAATATCTGAAAGACGATGCGGCACGCCGTAAAACCGTTGCCAATGCCGTTAAAGGCGCGCCTGCCGAAATCCGTGAGCAATTCATGGCGGCGGCGGAAAACACTTTGTCTATTTTTGCCAAAGGCGGCTATTTGGCTTTGGACGAATTTGTTACCACCAATATTCCGAAAGAACAGCAGGAAAAAATGCAGGGCTATTTCTATGAGATGCTCTATGGCGTGATGAATGCCGCTTTGGAAGACACGATCAGCACATACAATCTGCCGGCTTGGCCGCAAGATGAAAAACGCAACCGCTTCCTGCTGCATGCAATGGATGCTTACACCGGTTTGACCGAATATCCCGCGCCGATACTGCTGCAACTGGAAAGTTTTACCGAAGTGCGCTCTTCCGGTCTGCAGATGACCCGTTCGCCGGGCGCATTCTTGGTGTATTTGGGTTCGGTATTGCTGGTGTTGGGTACGGTGTTTATGTTCTATATTCGTGAAAAACGTGCTTGGCTGCTGTTTTCAGACGGCCGTATCCGTTTTGCCATGTCTTCCAGCCGCAACGAACGCGACTTGCAGAAAGAATTTCCGCAACACACACGGCAATTGCAGCAGCTTGCCAAGGATTTGAACCATGAATAA
- the hpaC gene encoding 4-hydroxyphenylacetate 3-monooxygenase, reductase component produces MTDSTHTLKRPFRDAMASCAAGVHVITTDGEAGRYGITMTAVTAVTDEPPTVMLCINRQSAIIPILQGNRDLCINTLNDSQQDVAEHFAGLTDLSPEERFEYHIWHRGQTGQLEVEGALAHLHGSIVDQREIGTHYVFFVQLNEIRNTDTQAPALLYFRRQFKSLE; encoded by the coding sequence ATGACAGACTCAACACACACACTCAAGAGACCATTTCGAGATGCCATGGCCTCCTGTGCCGCCGGCGTGCACGTTATCACGACAGACGGCGAAGCAGGACGCTATGGCATTACCATGACTGCCGTAACCGCCGTTACCGATGAGCCGCCGACGGTCATGCTGTGCATCAACCGCCAATCCGCCATCATTCCCATCCTGCAAGGCAATCGTGATTTGTGCATCAACACGCTCAACGACAGCCAGCAGGATGTCGCCGAACACTTTGCCGGACTGACCGACCTCTCGCCCGAAGAACGCTTCGAATACCATATTTGGCATAGAGGGCAAACGGGACAGCTCGAGGTTGAAGGCGCGCTGGCGCACCTGCACGGCAGCATTGTCGATCAGCGCGAAATCGGCACGCATTACGTCTTTTTCGTTCAGCTCAACGAAATCCGCAATACCGACACGCAAGCACCGGCATTGCTGTATTTCCGTAGGCAATTCAAATCTTTGGAATAA
- a CDS encoding c-type cytochrome, which yields MKRLTLLALVLAAGAVSAAPKADAEKGKQVATTICAACHAADGNSGIATYPKLAGQAAAYTYGQTMAIKDGTRTHGAAGVMKPMVMNLSEQDIRDAAAYYAKQQGKPGEANPKENPELGAKIYRGGLSAKKLPACMSCHGPSGAGIPGGGTEIQAYPRLGGQHKAYVVEQMKAYQSGQRKNAIMADIANRLSEEELNAVANFIQGLH from the coding sequence ATGAAACGATTGACTTTATTGGCCTTGGTATTGGCTGCCGGTGCGGTTTCCGCTGCCCCTAAAGCAGATGCTGAAAAAGGCAAACAGGTAGCGACTACTATCTGTGCGGCGTGTCACGCAGCCGATGGTAACAGCGGTATCGCAACTTATCCTAAACTGGCAGGTCAGGCTGCGGCCTACACCTACGGTCAAACCATGGCCATCAAAGACGGTACCCGTACCCACGGTGCTGCCGGCGTGATGAAACCGATGGTGATGAACTTGTCCGAACAAGACATCCGCGACGCTGCCGCCTACTACGCCAAACAACAAGGCAAACCGGGCGAAGCTAATCCTAAAGAAAACCCAGAGCTGGGCGCGAAAATCTATCGCGGCGGCCTGAGCGCTAAAAAACTGCCGGCATGTATGTCTTGCCACGGTCCTAGCGGCGCAGGTATCCCTGGCGGCGGTACTGAAATCCAAGCCTATCCTCGTCTGGGCGGCCAACACAAAGCTTACGTTGTCGAGCAAATGAAAGCTTACCAATCCGGTCAACGCAAAAACGCCATCATGGCCGATATTGCCAACCGCCTGAGCGAAGAAGAGTTGAACGCAGTAGCCAACTTCATCCAAGGTTTGCACTAA
- the murU gene encoding N-acetylmuramate alpha-1-phosphate uridylyltransferase MurU produces MKAMILAAGRGERMRPLTDHTPKPLLKVAGTPLIGWHLRRLQQAGFTEIVINHAWLGQQIEDTLKDGSTYDVHIVYSPERAGGLETAGGIATALPLLGNEPFLVVNGDVLTDIDFQVARLAAQRIQEHNLLAHLWLVDNPPHHPEGDFGLLSDGLVSASSTDGQALTFSGVGVYHPALFKDTPAHQAAKLAPLLRQAMSQSQISGEHHNGLWLDVGTVERLQEADRIAQSW; encoded by the coding sequence ATGAAAGCAATGATACTGGCCGCCGGTCGCGGCGAACGCATGCGCCCCCTGACCGACCACACGCCCAAACCCTTACTCAAAGTAGCAGGCACGCCGCTTATCGGCTGGCATTTGCGCCGCCTGCAACAGGCCGGATTCACTGAAATCGTCATCAACCATGCCTGGCTTGGCCAGCAAATCGAAGATACATTGAAAGACGGTTCAACCTACGACGTACACATTGTCTATTCTCCCGAGCGCGCCGGAGGCCTGGAAACTGCCGGAGGCATTGCCACCGCCCTACCGCTTTTGGGCAACGAGCCGTTTTTGGTCGTCAATGGCGACGTGTTGACCGACATTGATTTCCAAGTTGCACGACTGGCTGCCCAGCGCATACAGGAACACAACCTTCTCGCCCATTTGTGGCTGGTGGACAATCCGCCCCATCATCCCGAAGGCGACTTCGGCCTGCTTTCAGACGGCCTGGTATCCGCATCATCCACAGACGGCCAAGCCCTGACTTTCAGCGGCGTGGGCGTTTATCATCCTGCGCTTTTCAAAGACACACCGGCACACCAAGCTGCCAAACTTGCCCCACTGTTGCGTCAAGCCATGAGTCAAAGCCAAATCAGCGGCGAACATCACAACGGCCTTTGGTTGGACGTCGGCACAGTCGAACGCCTGCAAGAAGCCGACCGTATCGCCCAAAGCTGGTAA
- the rplM gene encoding 50S ribosomal protein L13: MKTFSAKPHEVKREWFVIDAEDKVLGRVAAEVAHRLRGKHKPEYTPHVDTGDYIIVINADKLRVTGAKFEDKKYFRHSGFPGGIYERTFREMQERFPGRALEQAVKGMLPKGPLGYAMIKKLKVYAGAEHDHAAQQPKVLELK, translated from the coding sequence ATGAAAACCTTCTCTGCAAAACCCCATGAGGTGAAGCGCGAATGGTTCGTCATTGACGCAGAAGACAAAGTTCTGGGTCGTGTCGCAGCCGAAGTCGCACACCGTCTGCGCGGCAAACACAAACCCGAATACACCCCTCACGTTGATACCGGCGACTACATCATCGTCATCAACGCAGACAAACTGCGCGTGACCGGTGCTAAATTCGAAGACAAAAAATACTTCCGTCACTCTGGTTTCCCAGGCGGCATCTACGAGCGTACTTTCCGCGAAATGCAAGAGCGATTCCCGGGTCGCGCTTTGGAACAAGCCGTAAAAGGCATGTTGCCTAAAGGTCCTCTGGGCTACGCCATGATCAAAAAACTGAAAGTGTACGCCGGCGCCGAACACGACCACGCTGCACAACAACCTAAAGTTTTGGAACTGAAATAA